GTCGCACTGATGCTGGTCGTCACGCGCGAGCACACCGCGGCCCTCAGGCTTCAGCGCGACCTGCTGCCCCACCGGCTGCCGCAGCGGACCGCCGTCGAGATCGCGAGCCGCTACGTGCCCGCCGACAGCCGGTCCGGGGTGGGCGGTGACTGGTTCGACGTCATCCCGCTGTCGGGTACGCGCGTCGGCCTGGTGGTCGGGGAGGTGATCGGCCACGGACTGCTCGCCGCCGCCACCATGGGGCGCCTGCGTTCCGGCGTCCGCATCCTCGCCCGACTCGACCTCGCCCCGGACGAGCTCCTCTCGCGCCTGGACGACCTGGTCGGCCAGACGGCCACGGAGCAGGCGGCCGCTCAGGGCACGGGCGGCGCGCGGCCCCGGGAGGACGAAGCCCTGGGGGTGACGTGCCTGTACGCGGTGTACGACCCGGTGTCGGGGCAGTGCAGCATGGTGCGGGCCGGCCATCCGCTGGCCGCGGTCGTCCTGCCGGACAGCGGCGTCGCCACGTATCCGGAGCTCCCGTCGGGCCCCCCGCTGGGACTGGGCGGTCTGCCCTACGAGGCCACGGAATTCCAGCTGCCGCAGGGCAGCCTTCTCGCCTTCTTCACCGACGGCCTCGTCCAGGCGGCCGGTGAGGACATCGACGTCGGACTCGGTGTGCTCGCCGACATCCTCGTCCAGTCCCGGCGTCCCCTGCAAGAACTCTGTGACCGCGCGGTCGCGACCATGGTGCCGGGGCCGGCGAACGACGACGCGGTCCTGCTCCTCGTACGCACACGGATGCTCGACGTCCACCAGGTGGCCGTGTGGGAGCTGCCCGCGGAGCCGGAGGTGGTCGCCCGCGCCCGCGGCCTGGCCCTGGGGCAACTCGGAACATGGGGGCTGGACGAGCTGTCGTTCACCACCGAACTCATTGTCAGCGAGCTGGTCACCAACGCCATCCGTTACGCCGCCGGGCCGATCCACGTCCGGCTCATCCGCGACCAGACTCTTATCTGCGAGGTCTCCGACACCGGGCACACCTCACCCCATCTGCGCCATGCCGCCACCGACGACGAGAGCGGCCGCGGCCTGTTCATCGTCGCCCAGATGGCGCAGCGGTGGGGCACGCGCTACACGCGCACCGGCAAGACCATCTGGGTGGAGCAGGCCCTGCCGGACGAGGGCGGGGGCGGGGACCGCCCGGCCGGGCGTACCGGAAGTGCCGACGGCCCCGGCCCCGCGTAGCGTAGTCATCGACTACGCACAGTGGTTGTCGGTTCCTGGACCCGCGGAGGTCGGTCGTGAAGCTCGGCCTGCACTACTGGAACTACTCGACACCGTCCGACCCCGCGCTCATCGCGCCCACGCTCGCGGAGTCGGTACGGATCGCCGAACAGGCGGGGATCTCGTCGTTCACCGTGATGGACCACTACTTCCAGATGGACACCGGGCAGACCGTCGCCGACGAGCCGATGCTGGAGGGGTACACCACGCTCGGCTACGTGGCGGCGCTGAGCGAGCGGATGACGCTCGGCCTGATGGTCACGGGGGTGATGTATCGGCACCCCGGTCTGTTGGCGAAGATCGTCACCAGCCTCGATGTGCTGTCGCGCGGCAGGGCCAGGTTGGGCATCGGCGCCTCCTGGTACGAGCGGGAGCAGTACGGGCTCGGCGTGCCGGTCGTTCCGGTCGCCGAGCGGTTCGAGCGGCTGGAGGAGACGATCCTGATCTGCCTCCAGATGTGGAGCGACGACAACGGCCCGTTCCGGGGCCGTCACTACCAGCTCGCCGAGACGCTCTGCGTACCCGAGCCGATCGGTGAGCGCCCGCCGATCATGATCGGCGGCGGGGGAGAGAGGAAGACCCTGCTCCTGGCCGCCCGGTACGCGGACGCCTGCAATCTGTTCGCCACCGACCAGGACGAAGTGGCCCACAAGCTCGATGTGCTGCGCGCGCACTGCGACGCGGAGGACCGCGACTACGACGCCATCGCGAAGACCGTGATGTACAACGGCCCGGTGCTGGCCAGGCCGGACGCCTTCCTCGCCGACGCGGAGGCGTACGCGGGCCTGGGCATCAGCGAGATCCAGGTGCTGCCGGACCGGCACCCGGTCAGCTTCACCCACCAGATCGCCGAACGCATCACACCCGCCCTAGGCACGATCGGGTAGTCCGGACGGGTGCCGCTACGTGCCCGTGGTGCCGTCCACGAGCTCCCGGATCACGTCGAGGTGGCCGTTGTGCCGGGCGGTCTCCTCGATCAGGTGCAGGACGATCCACCGCAGATCGGGGTGACGGCCGTCCTTGTGCGGGCGTTCGGCCGGTGTGTCCAGGTCGTGCGTGGCGACCAGTTCGCGATAGCGGGTGGTCCGTTCCTCGTACTGCGACAGCACATCGGCGAGCGGCATGTCCACCGCGATGCGCATCTCACGGTCGGGGTCCTCGTCCGTCCACGGCCCCTCGTCCTCCTGGCCGAGGAAGGCCACCTCGAACCAGAAGTACTCGACCCAGCTGAGGTGGTTGATCAGTCCGGAGACCGTCATCAGGGGCGATCCGGGCAGCGGGGCACGGCGGGCGTCCTGAGCCGAGATGCCCTCGCACTTCGCGCGTGCGGTGTCGCGGGCGTAGTCGAGGAAGGTGGCCAACTGGGTGCGCTCGTCCCATGCGGGAGGCGAATCGGTGCGTGTCATCGACGCACATGATCTGCCATCGCCGGGCCCCTGTCCATCGCGTTGTTCCAATGGGCCCCGCCCCTGGGTCCGTGGGCCCAAGCCCGGGCGGGCGGCGCTCATTACGCTCGTACGCGACCGATTGTGAGCCCGTACGCACCTGGATCTGCACGCTCCACCACTTCTTGGAGTGATGTGTCGATGAGTGACGGTTTCTTCTACTCGTACCACCTCGGCTGGAGCCGCCCGGACGCCGAGTCGCTCTTCGGCGATCTCGACGCGGCGGGACTGCGGCTCAGGCACCCCGCCACGCGGCGGGTCACGCTCCTCGGCCCCGGGCCGGGCCCGCGGGGCACTCCTTCGTGGGTGACCAGGGAGCAACTCGTACTCCTGGCCGGTCTGCAGCGGCTCGACAGGGTCGACTTCCTGCTGTGGCTGAGCAGCGGGGCCGATGTCCGCGCGCGCATCCGGCGGATGGCGGACGGAGTCGTCGCGCTCGAATTCGGATTCGGGCGGCTGACGCGGGATGAGCAGGAGGTGGCCGCGCGGGCGATCCGGGAGGCCATAGGGCGGGCTTCCGTGCTCTGCATCGGCTTCGTGGTCGACCGGGAGGGGGCCTCCGCGGCGACCGACTGGAGCGGTGTCGTCATCAACGGCACGTCCTATTTCGACAGTTGGCCGGACACGCTCGCCGTACGGCATGAAATCGCCGCGACGCAGCCGCAGTTGTCCGGAGTCGCCTCCTACGACCAGTCGCCGTGGATGCTGTTCGGGAGCGAGGTCCCAAGCCGGTAGCCGGCACGGCAACTTCCGGCGGAATCAGCGACTTTGAGCCCTGCATTGGGTCCTGAGGCCCATGCGCCGAAGGGTGTCGTCGTGGTCGGATGCGTGGAGTGGCCGAACTGTGGCCGCACACCGGCAAGCTGGGGGACTCGTCGTGTCTGGCATAGGCGCAATTGCGGTTGTGGGCGGTGGCGGCGCGGGCGGGGCCGGCGGCCGCTGCCGCGCCCGTTGCAGGCGGTGCTGATCCTCGTCCGGGTCCTCTTCGCGGCCGCGGTCCTCGGCGGTGCCGGTGTGCTGACGGTGGCGTCGGCGCTCAATGAGGTCGACGGCCAGTTGCTCGGGCTGCTGCTGTACGCGGCGCTGCCGAGCGTGACCGCGTTCGTGCTCTCGCTGTATCTGCGGACCGGCGGCATCTGGATCTGGCGCGGGCTCCTGGCCATCCACGTCTGGCTCATCCTCGGCGCGCTGGCGACCCTCGGCGGGGACGGCGGCGGGCGGGGCGTGACACAGCTGGTGATGCCCGTCACCGTCGTCGTCCTGCTGCTTCGGCCCAGCTCGCGCGAGTGGTTCGACCTTCCCATCGAACAGCGGTTGCCGCACCGGCGGTTCAGCATCGCGCGGATGATCAGGTGGCGCCGTGACGACGCCGGCCAGACCGCGATGGAATACCTGGGCATGATCCTGGTGGTCGTGGCCCTCATCGGCGGACTTGTCGCCACGGGGATCGGCGCCCAGCTGACCGGTGAGATGCGGAGCGCGATCTGCCAACTGACCGGCAGCGCGTGCCCTGCGCCCGGGAGCGATGTGGCGACGGGGGACGGGGGGCAGTCCGCGGGGACGTCGGGGTCCGGTGGTACGGAATCCGGCGGGTCCGGCTCGGACGCGGGCGGCTCGGACGCGGGTGGCGCGGTTGGGTCCGGTGGTACGGATTCGGGCGGGACGGCCGCGTCCGGCGGTACGGATTCCGGCGGTACGGATTCCGGAGGGGCGGGTGCGGCCGGTGGCTCCAATGCGGCGGGCGGTTCGGGCTCCGGTTCCGGTTCCGGCGGAGGCGACCCCGTCACCCAGGTCGACGACGGCGGTGACGACGTGGACACCTCCGGCGAGCCGGACGGTGGCGACGACGTGGACGACGGCGGCGACGGCGGCGACGAGAAGCCCGGCGAGAGCTGCACCTCCGGCGTCGGCGCCTTCTTCTCCTGCGCCGCACACCAGACAGGCGGCTTCTTCACGGGCCTGATCGGCGACGGGCTGTGGGGCGACATCACCGGCACGTTCGACACGGTCATCCACCCCATCAAGGCGTGGAACGGCCTGATGGACTACGGCAAGAGCCTCGGAGACAAGTGGAGCGAGGACTCCAAGGGCGCCGGGGACAAGTGGTCCGACGGCGACTACCTCGGTGCGGTCTGGGACTGGACCAAGGCGTCCGGCGGCACCGGGCTGAAGGTCCTGGACGACATGTTCATCGGCGACGACGTCCGCGACATGTGGAACCGGGGCGACGAGGGCCAGGCGATCGGCACCGGCCTCTGGAACATCGGTTCCCTGTTCATCCCCGGCTACGGCGAGGCCAAGCTCGTCGGCAAGTTCGGAAAGCTGGGCAAGCTCGGGAAACTCGGCAAGCTCGGCGAGGTGGCCGAAAAGGCGTCGGAGGCCGCGGCCAAGGCGAAGAAGGCTGCCAAGGCGGGCGATGTCGCGGGCGCGGAGAAGGCCGCGAAGGAAGCGCAGCAGCACGCCGACGACGCCGCCGAAGAGGCAGGCCTCAAGGGCTGCACCGTCGGCATGGGCGGCCACGTACGAGTCCCGTACGGCAGCGGCGCAGGCATGGGACTGCCCGGCTCGGGCACCGGAGTCATGGCCGCGGCCCGCACGTCCGTGCCCGTCGGGTTCCTCGCCGGAAAGTGCGACGAGGTCGACCCGGAGAAGAAGGCGGCGGCCGACGAGGCCCAGAGGCTGGCCGACGAGGCGAAGAAGGCGGCCGCCGCGGCCAAGCGGAAGCAGGAGCTGGAGCGCGCCCAGAACCTTCCGAAACCGGCCTGGTACAAGGACCTGAAGGACCCGCCGGCCGGGGCCAAGGACGGCGGCGAGGGGAACTGGCAGGAGATCAAGCCGGGCGTCTGGAGCTATCCGACGGAAATGGGCGCCCGCTATCAGGAGCAGATCTCCAAGGTGGGCCGTGGAAAGGAATACCGGGTGCCGCTGGACAAGCTCACGGGCAAGCCGGTCGACTTCGACGGCTGGGACGCCTCGCGCGGCACGTACCTCGAAGCGAAATACGGGTACAGGGGCAAGGACTACTACAACGCCGATACCGGGGAACTCACACCGGATCTCGCCAACCGCTGGGCCGATCAGGCAACTCGGCAAGTGGACGCGGCACGGGGAAAGCCGGTCGAATGGCACCTCTCCGATCCGGACGTCGCCGAAGCGGCGGAGGAGATGTTCGAACTGAGGGGTATCAACGTTAAGGTGATCAACACCCCTGGTGATGTGACCGGCTGATTGCCGAACAGGCAGCGAAGTGCGGGACCGAAAGCTGAGGAGAGCGTTTCGTGCTGTACGTGGTCGTCAATGGACTCTGGGGTCCTCGCGAAGAGGGTCCGCAGGAAATCGCCGGGCGCTGGTTCGACACCCTCACCCGGCTCAAGGACATCGACGGCCCGACCTTCGACGCGTGGCACGAGTCCGAGGGCGGTATCGAGTCCGATCCCGTACTGAAGCCTTCGGTTCCCGCGCTGGCCGAGTACATCGAACGGAAGAACACAGGGCCCGACCTCGACGTGGTCGGATACACATCGTCCCTGTGGGCGCGCAACCCCGGGATGCCGCAAGCGACGTCGGCGATTCACGCGGGCGGCACGTCCCTTTATGCGGCGAACTCGGTCTCCCTCGCCTTCCGGTCACGCGAGGTGGATGAATCCGCGGAAGTGATCCGGCGTGCTCCGGACATTCTGCGCGCCTTCGCGGAAGTCTGGGACATCGATGGCGGTCAGGTGTACAGCAAGCCTCAATACCGTGCGGTGGCCGACCAATTCGATCTGAGGAACACCGACCCCCGTTGCGGCCGGGCGGTCTTCCTCTCCGCCAATCGTGCCGCTCTCGCGCCCGAGGGGCTGCCGGGGACGTACGTGCGCACCGCACACAGCGGACTGGTCATCGATCTGACGCGCGGTGGTACGCAGTCCCCGGCCATCGAGACGATCATCGAGACCAACAGGCAACTGCGGGCGGCCGGGGCGCTGGAACCCCTCCCGCAACCCTTCGGCCGGGACAAGCTCTGACACACGTACGCCCGCCCCCCTCAGAGCCATCCCCGCATCGCCGCGAACCCCACCAGCAGCCCCGCCGCGAACGCCCCCAGCACGACCGCGAACAGCGCGGGCATCACCACCGGCCCCCATGCCCCCGGCCCCGCCACCGTCGCGTGCTCTGCCGGGTCCGCCGGGTCGTAGCTGACCCGGACCGGCGCCCCCACCTCGAAGCCGAACGGCCCCGGGGCGTGGTCGGTGAACTCGATGTCGCGGCCGTCGCGGGTACGGAACGCGAAGACGTACTCGGTGGCGTAACCGCGCTCCATGCCCGGCCCCCGGTCGACCGTCCGGCGGTCCGCACACCTTCCCTCGGCGTGCTCGCCGTGCCGGGCCAGCCGCAGCACACGGATCAGCCGCAGCGCCGACCGGATGGCGAACGCGCCGAGGAACAGACCGAACAGCAGCAGGAACGTGGCCGTGCCGCCGGGCAGGACCTGCATGAACGCGTGC
This sequence is a window from Streptomyces sp. NBC_01217. Protein-coding genes within it:
- a CDS encoding LLM class F420-dependent oxidoreductase, yielding MKLGLHYWNYSTPSDPALIAPTLAESVRIAEQAGISSFTVMDHYFQMDTGQTVADEPMLEGYTTLGYVAALSERMTLGLMVTGVMYRHPGLLAKIVTSLDVLSRGRARLGIGASWYEREQYGLGVPVVPVAERFERLEETILICLQMWSDDNGPFRGRHYQLAETLCVPEPIGERPPIMIGGGGERKTLLLAARYADACNLFATDQDEVAHKLDVLRAHCDAEDRDYDAIAKTVMYNGPVLARPDAFLADAEAYAGLGISEIQVLPDRHPVSFTHQIAERITPALGTIG
- a CDS encoding DinB family protein translates to MTRTDSPPAWDERTQLATFLDYARDTARAKCEGISAQDARRAPLPGSPLMTVSGLINHLSWVEYFWFEVAFLGQEDEGPWTDEDPDREMRIAVDMPLADVLSQYEERTTRYRELVATHDLDTPAERPHKDGRHPDLRWIVLHLIEETARHNGHLDVIRELVDGTTGT
- a CDS encoding Tox-REase-5 domain-containing protein, with amino-acid sequence MLILVRVLFAAAVLGGAGVLTVASALNEVDGQLLGLLLYAALPSVTAFVLSLYLRTGGIWIWRGLLAIHVWLILGALATLGGDGGGRGVTQLVMPVTVVVLLLRPSSREWFDLPIEQRLPHRRFSIARMIRWRRDDAGQTAMEYLGMILVVVALIGGLVATGIGAQLTGEMRSAICQLTGSACPAPGSDVATGDGGQSAGTSGSGGTESGGSGSDAGGSDAGGAVGSGGTDSGGTAASGGTDSGGTDSGGAGAAGGSNAAGGSGSGSGSGGGDPVTQVDDGGDDVDTSGEPDGGDDVDDGGDGGDEKPGESCTSGVGAFFSCAAHQTGGFFTGLIGDGLWGDITGTFDTVIHPIKAWNGLMDYGKSLGDKWSEDSKGAGDKWSDGDYLGAVWDWTKASGGTGLKVLDDMFIGDDVRDMWNRGDEGQAIGTGLWNIGSLFIPGYGEAKLVGKFGKLGKLGKLGKLGEVAEKASEAAAKAKKAAKAGDVAGAEKAAKEAQQHADDAAEEAGLKGCTVGMGGHVRVPYGSGAGMGLPGSGTGVMAAARTSVPVGFLAGKCDEVDPEKKAAADEAQRLADEAKKAAAAAKRKQELERAQNLPKPAWYKDLKDPPAGAKDGGEGNWQEIKPGVWSYPTEMGARYQEQISKVGRGKEYRVPLDKLTGKPVDFDGWDASRGTYLEAKYGYRGKDYYNADTGELTPDLANRWADQATRQVDAARGKPVEWHLSDPDVAEAAEEMFELRGINVKVINTPGDVTG
- a CDS encoding Imm52 family immunity protein translates to MLYVVVNGLWGPREEGPQEIAGRWFDTLTRLKDIDGPTFDAWHESEGGIESDPVLKPSVPALAEYIERKNTGPDLDVVGYTSSLWARNPGMPQATSAIHAGGTSLYAANSVSLAFRSREVDESAEVIRRAPDILRAFAEVWDIDGGQVYSKPQYRAVADQFDLRNTDPRCGRAVFLSANRAALAPEGLPGTYVRTAHSGLVIDLTRGGTQSPAIETIIETNRQLRAAGALEPLPQPFGRDKL
- a CDS encoding DUF3592 domain-containing protein, with amino-acid sequence MQVLPGGTATFLLLFGLFLGAFAIRSALRLIRVLRLARHGEHAEGRCADRRTVDRGPGMERGYATEYVFAFRTRDGRDIEFTDHAPGPFGFEVGAPVRVSYDPADPAEHATVAGPGAWGPVVMPALFAVVLGAFAAGLLVGFAAMRGWL